A stretch of the candidate division WOR-3 bacterium genome encodes the following:
- a CDS encoding prepilin peptidase encodes MIWAVAVLSGLVFGSFFNVCVWRIPRGQSISFPPSYCPQCKKPIRFYDNIPVISYLILKGRCRDCHKPISIRYPLIEGLTALFFVLAYAKFGLHWEVLRALVFIGFLIVLAGIDIDHKILPFRLSFAGVVIGLITALLPWFRFTITKAFWGGIIGAAFVFIAWALWRFVLARPFQRMGVKQKEGMGWGDLPFAAMIGVFLGPKSVAVALAVAVFVGVFVGIFARITGKFRAGQEVPFGPFLALGGIVGLFLGEQIFNCYLRLVLP; translated from the coding sequence GTGATTTGGGCAGTCGCAGTCCTGAGCGGACTGGTTTTCGGGAGTTTTTTTAATGTTTGCGTCTGGCGAATCCCTCGCGGGCAGTCAATAAGTTTTCCCCCATCTTATTGTCCTCAATGCAAAAAGCCAATCAGATTTTATGACAATATTCCGGTAATCAGTTACTTAATTCTCAAAGGGAGGTGCCGTGACTGCCACAAACCAATCTCAATTCGTTACCCTTTAATTGAGGGGCTCACCGCTCTTTTTTTTGTCTTGGCTTACGCAAAGTTCGGATTACATTGGGAGGTTTTGCGGGCGCTCGTATTTATCGGATTTTTAATTGTCCTTGCCGGAATTGATATTGACCATAAAATTTTACCATTCAGACTGTCTTTTGCCGGTGTTGTTATCGGTTTGATTACTGCCTTGTTGCCGTGGTTTCGTTTTACAATTACCAAAGCTTTCTGGGGCGGGATTATTGGTGCGGCGTTTGTTTTTATCGCCTGGGCGCTGTGGCGATTTGTTCTTGCCCGCCCATTTCAGCGGATGGGTGTGAAACAGAAGGAGGGGATGGGCTGGGGAGACCTGCCTTTTGCTGCAATGATTGGGGTTTTTCTCGGACCAAAAAGTGTTGCGGTTGCACTGGCAGTTGCTGTTTTTGTGGGCGTTTTTGTCGGCATTTTTGCAAGGATTACTGGTAAGTTTCGTGCGGGGCAGGAGGTTCCTTTTGGACCTTTTTTAGCATTGGGCGGAATCGTCGGACTTTTTTTAGGCGAACAGATTTTTAATTGCTATCTCAGGTTGGTTTTGCCTTAA
- a CDS encoding type IV pilus twitching motility protein PilT, with protein sequence MNIDELLRYAAKYGASDLHITAGNPPIIRVNGRLKKIPGPALTPEDAQALVYSILTDEQREAVERKKEIDLSYTWGEALSYRVMQDAVTLEYTTPERIRARVNVFLDLGGLGAAFRIIPARIRTLEELPAPQSVAELTRAHSGLILVTGPTGCGKSTTLASMIDLIDQERAVRIITIEDPIEYIFHPRNCLISQREIGTHSRSFAAALRACLREDPDVILVGEMRDLETISLALTAAETGHLVLSTLHTNSVAETVDRVIDVFPSDQKEYVRQIFASVIRGIISQRLLPRKDGRGRVAAMEVLIATPAVKNLIREAKSHQIPSLVQTGLQYGMQTMDHCLEFLLEQGLISLDTAYALATDKKLFEEPEVPVSTPGPKGQ encoded by the coding sequence ATGAATATTGATGAACTATTGCGATATGCAGCAAAGTACGGCGCATCTGACCTTCACATAACCGCAGGTAACCCGCCGATAATTAGGGTTAATGGTAGGCTTAAAAAAATCCCCGGACCAGCCCTCACGCCAGAAGATGCACAGGCGCTCGTTTATTCTATATTAACCGATGAGCAGCGGGAGGCGGTTGAACGTAAAAAGGAGATTGACCTTTCTTATACCTGGGGTGAGGCTTTGTCATACCGGGTAATGCAAGATGCGGTCACATTGGAGTATACCACCCCTGAGAGAATTCGGGCAAGGGTTAATGTGTTTTTGGACCTTGGGGGTCTTGGTGCCGCATTCCGGATCATTCCGGCAAGAATCAGAACCCTTGAGGAGTTACCTGCCCCGCAATCAGTAGCGGAATTGACCCGGGCCCATTCCGGTCTGATACTGGTAACCGGACCAACCGGTTGTGGTAAGTCAACTACTTTGGCAAGCATGATCGATTTAATCGACCAAGAACGGGCTGTCCGTATAATTACAATTGAGGATCCGATCGAGTATATCTTTCATCCACGTAACTGCCTAATTAGCCAGCGGGAGATTGGTACTCATTCACGTTCATTTGCTGCTGCCCTGCGAGCCTGCCTGCGAGAAGATCCGGATGTGATTCTGGTTGGGGAGATGAGGGATTTAGAGACAATCAGTCTGGCATTGACTGCAGCGGAGACCGGGCATCTGGTTTTGTCCACCCTGCACACAAACAGCGTTGCTGAGACTGTTGACCGGGTAATCGATGTTTTCCCTTCCGACCAAAAGGAGTATGTGAGGCAGATATTTGCCAGTGTGATCAGAGGTATTATCTCTCAGAGGCTTTTACCACGGAAGGATGGGAGGGGGCGGGTTGCAGCGATGGAGGTCCTAATAGCAACACCAGCGGTAAAAAACCTGATTAGGGAGGCAAAGAGTCATCAGATTCCCTCACTGGTTCAAACCGGTTTGCAGTACGGTATGCAGACAATGGACCATTGTTTGGAGTTTCTTTTGGAGCAGGGGCTGATTTCCCTTGATACCGCCTACGCTTTAGCCACCGATAAGAAGTTGTTTGAAGAGCCGGAGGTACCTGTTTCTACGCCCGGTCCAAAAGGGCAGTGA
- a CDS encoding prepilin-type N-terminal cleavage/methylation domain-containing protein yields the protein MKRPDERGVTLIELLVVLMLLSLILTAAIKTWDVTLQRGRFEQTRQKLDRLAKVITGDPNYVVDGVRADFGFVGDMGALPRTLADLVESPSWVSPPESSLWRGPYVKPTFAESPEGYRIDAWGDTIIFDKDSMFLRSYGGGGLVDRSRWLTRPLGYTENDLLHNNVQGIINDQRGNPPPQNDSFYIRNAIKVELDYPRQGVRYVDAYMLRKEDNGNFSFLDVPQGVHTLRVILMRIYPPGQPWDTVTKMVTVFPKVGAPGLEIRMNCLWE from the coding sequence ATGAAAAGACCGGATGAGAGGGGCGTAACATTAATTGAACTTCTTGTCGTTTTGATGCTCTTGAGCCTTATTCTTACTGCTGCGATTAAAACCTGGGATGTCACATTGCAACGAGGTCGTTTTGAGCAGACCCGTCAGAAACTGGATCGGCTTGCTAAGGTTATTACCGGTGATCCCAATTATGTTGTGGATGGTGTCAGGGCTGACTTTGGTTTTGTGGGTGATATGGGTGCTCTGCCGAGAACTCTTGCTGATCTTGTCGAAAGTCCATCTTGGGTTTCCCCGCCAGAGAGCAGTCTCTGGCGAGGTCCTTATGTGAAACCAACCTTTGCAGAATCGCCGGAGGGTTATAGGATTGATGCTTGGGGTGATACCATCATATTCGATAAGGATAGTATGTTTCTGAGGAGTTATGGGGGGGGTGGTCTGGTGGACCGCTCCCGGTGGTTGACCCGCCCGTTGGGGTATACCGAAAACGACCTTTTGCACAACAATGTTCAAGGGATAATTAATGACCAGCGAGGCAATCCCCCTCCTCAAAATGACAGCTTTTACATTAGAAACGCCATCAAGGTTGAACTGGACTATCCGCGCCAAGGGGTGAGATATGTTGATGCCTATATGTTGAGGAAAGAAGATAACGGGAATTTTAGTTTCTTAGATGTGCCTCAGGGGGTTCACACCCTAAGGGTGATATTGATGCGGATTTATCCACCAGGGCAGCCTTGGGATACTGTCACTAAGATGGTGACAGTTTTCCCAAAGGTCGGGGCACCGGGTCTCGAGATAAGAATGAATTGTTTGTGGGAGTGA
- the pilO gene encoding type 4a pilus biogenesis protein PilO, with amino-acid sequence MRLIERRVVLIGLVIYIVLGVVAWFLLYQPRIAARQKAAQEIAELRKELEETKARIAKMPELRQHKEQLETEISSIWARVVPRSEMLGLFRKLAQEAERKRVHFLEITPPGLDTLLQEEGPGAQVRPVPFLVTVQGRYLDIGRYVEDLNSYPYFVRVPDFEINARADIRPEVEAKLLVNIYTSSLAKGSGL; translated from the coding sequence ATGAGGTTAATTGAAAGAAGGGTAGTTTTAATTGGGCTGGTAATATATATCGTCTTGGGAGTGGTAGCGTGGTTTTTGTTGTATCAGCCGAGAATCGCCGCAAGGCAAAAGGCAGCGCAAGAGATTGCAGAGTTGCGGAAGGAGTTGGAGGAAACAAAGGCGCGCATCGCTAAAATGCCCGAGTTGCGCCAGCATAAAGAGCAATTGGAAACGGAAATCAGTAGTATCTGGGCACGGGTGGTTCCCCGTTCGGAGATGCTGGGGCTTTTCCGTAAACTTGCCCAAGAGGCAGAGCGGAAGCGGGTCCATTTTTTGGAAATTACGCCACCAGGTTTAGACACGCTTTTACAGGAGGAAGGTCCTGGTGCTCAGGTCCGGCCAGTTCCGTTTCTCGTTACTGTCCAAGGCAGATATCTTGATATCGGGCGTTATGTTGAGGATTTGAATAGTTATCCATATTTCGTGAGGGTGCCAGATTTTGAGATAAATGCGCGGGCGGATATCAGACCGGAGGTGGAGGCGAAGCTGCTTGTTAACATATACACATCTAGCCTTGCGAAGGGGAGCGGTTTGTGA
- a CDS encoding prepilin-type N-terminal cleavage/methylation domain-containing protein, with translation MKRQNGFTLMELLVVLLIIGILSTVALRTIDATRDRALFDQTAKEMKELIYAMVGNPELTANGRRIDFGFYGDMMRLPNDLDELVENTSNSPHWKGPYLRREFLQDTMGYRLDAWGNPYTFDPTTGTLATLGNGKYPMTMKVVDTITHLTENYVMGNVTDADNTPPGEKANTIGIYLYLPNGSFYFTRPDQGGYYEFSPQTHGPIPIGNHKIVAKRSGGDSIVKWVTVVPRSRTVVDFRFSQPFRSYLKMVGPPRLAGDSTGFTIKIANDGVEDITVGRVTFLEAPDSAYMGLLYIRGNDGERTLQPDPRPGKGDSVEISPPYPILGKMAYEVEFSFYNFNKAPTGSGDPCNIYNKVFRLRFDDGSEVRVQLQ, from the coding sequence ATGAAGAGACAAAATGGTTTCACCCTGATGGAGCTTTTGGTAGTGCTTTTAATAATTGGGATACTGAGCACAGTGGCGTTGCGGACGATTGATGCCACGCGTGACCGGGCGTTGTTTGACCAGACCGCTAAGGAGATGAAGGAGTTGATTTATGCAATGGTGGGGAATCCTGAATTAACCGCCAATGGCAGACGAATAGATTTCGGTTTTTATGGCGATATGATGAGGCTTCCGAATGACCTTGACGAACTGGTAGAAAATACCAGTAACTCACCTCACTGGAAAGGTCCTTATCTCCGGCGAGAGTTTTTGCAGGATACCATGGGTTATCGGCTTGATGCTTGGGGAAATCCCTATACATTTGACCCAACTACTGGAACGCTTGCCACTCTTGGTAATGGTAAATACCCGATGACGATGAAGGTTGTTGATACCATCACTCATCTTACCGAGAACTATGTTATGGGCAATGTTACTGATGCGGATAACACCCCGCCTGGTGAGAAAGCGAATACAATCGGAATTTACCTTTATCTGCCCAATGGGAGTTTTTACTTTACCCGGCCTGACCAAGGTGGCTACTATGAATTCTCCCCACAGACACACGGACCAATTCCTATTGGGAATCATAAGATAGTTGCCAAGCGTTCGGGTGGTGATTCTATTGTCAAATGGGTAACGGTTGTGCCGAGAAGCCGCACCGTAGTGGACTTTCGCTTCAGCCAGCCTTTTCGGAGTTATCTGAAGATGGTTGGGCCGCCGCGTCTTGCAGGTGATAGTACTGGTTTCACAATTAAAATTGCCAACGACGGGGTTGAAGATATTACAGTTGGGCGCGTAACCTTCTTGGAGGCGCCGGATAGTGCCTATATGGGACTATTGTATATTCGAGGGAATGATGGGGAGCGAACCCTTCAACCTGATCCCAGGCCCGGGAAAGGGGATTCGGTAGAAATCTCCCCGCCATATCCTATCCTCGGCAAAATGGCTTACGAAGTTGAGTTCAGTTTTTACAATTTTAACAAAGCCCCTACAGGCAGTGGGGATCCTTGTAACATATATAATAAAGTTTTCCGATTGAGATTTGACGATGGTTCGGAAGTTCGGGTCCAATTGCAGTGA
- the pilM gene encoding type IV pilus assembly protein PilM, translating to MATKVFGGGGKGTLCIDIGSNSVKFVKVEGGKVVDYGLKEIGEAFDVPSILRELIKDYKPREVYTFVSGPSVSVRQAPFPKMNRRELKDAILLRLEKYSPFTVDEAIFDFKPLGPVREAGALKDNVMVIAARKDIISDHISTLRKAGLEPSAISVVPFALQAAVKKYGRVRTEETICLLDIGAEFTDIIFMKGERLDLARTVSIAGNAITEAMTVAITTEEGQLALDAYDAEELKRKYGIPPEDSTERLPSGVLAKRLLTLQRPALERFVAEISRSIDYYRREYGEQKIDRLLICGGTAAMKGLREYLQTSLGIPTEIFDPFRDFGLYRTGVSTTEAIGHRLVAALGLYYDHTAVDLLPAEMKTRKYIARDVRMMTMGGIAWVALLVLGYILLAGWSGISTGQVSRLKNEIKATEEQNRSYFALEKEIADLEARQRALTGVVGEEMPAVPIMAKLSTIVPPNIQLNTFTLSNRSNVKMTGMVSGEPHLLDIDLAQFLINLEQSSTFKQVQLVSKNRSSLMGETVLEFEIQCVTE from the coding sequence TTGGCAACTAAAGTTTTTGGTGGGGGTGGCAAAGGCACCCTCTGCATTGACATCGGGTCTAATTCTGTCAAGTTTGTTAAGGTAGAGGGGGGGAAGGTTGTTGATTACGGACTTAAGGAAATCGGTGAGGCGTTTGATGTTCCTTCGATTCTCCGGGAGTTAATTAAAGATTACAAACCCCGAGAGGTTTATACCTTCGTTTCCGGTCCGTCGGTAAGTGTTAGACAGGCACCATTTCCCAAGATGAACCGCCGCGAACTGAAGGATGCGATTCTACTGCGTTTGGAAAAGTATTCCCCTTTCACGGTTGACGAGGCAATCTTTGACTTTAAACCGCTTGGTCCAGTTCGTGAAGCGGGCGCGCTAAAAGACAATGTGATGGTGATTGCAGCACGCAAGGATATAATTTCTGACCATATTTCGACCTTACGGAAGGCGGGGTTAGAGCCTTCAGCGATAAGTGTAGTGCCGTTTGCTTTGCAGGCGGCAGTTAAGAAATATGGGCGAGTCCGTACGGAGGAGACAATTTGCTTGTTAGACATCGGTGCTGAGTTTACTGACATCATATTTATGAAGGGTGAAAGACTGGACCTGGCACGCACTGTGAGTATCGCGGGCAACGCAATTACTGAGGCGATGACAGTGGCAATTACAACCGAAGAGGGGCAGCTAGCGCTGGATGCCTATGATGCCGAGGAGTTGAAACGGAAGTACGGTATCCCTCCAGAGGATAGTACGGAACGGCTTCCTTCCGGTGTGTTGGCAAAGCGTCTTCTGACACTCCAGCGGCCGGCACTGGAACGATTTGTTGCCGAGATTAGTCGCTCGATCGATTACTACCGCCGGGAGTATGGAGAGCAGAAGATTGATCGCTTGCTCATCTGTGGTGGTACGGCAGCGATGAAGGGACTGCGTGAATATCTGCAGACGAGCCTTGGTATACCTACAGAGATATTTGACCCGTTCCGGGATTTTGGTCTATATCGGACCGGTGTTTCAACTACTGAAGCGATTGGTCATCGTTTAGTCGCGGCGCTGGGTTTATATTATGACCATACAGCGGTCGATTTGTTGCCTGCAGAGATGAAGACAAGGAAATACATCGCCCGGGACGTGCGAATGATGACGATGGGTGGTATAGCGTGGGTTGCCCTTTTGGTCCTCGGTTACATCCTTTTGGCAGGCTGGTCAGGAATTTCCACCGGGCAGGTGTCCCGGTTGAAGAATGAAATCAAAGCCACTGAGGAACAGAACCGCAGTTATTTTGCTTTGGAAAAGGAGATAGCGGACTTAGAAGCGCGTCAGCGTGCATTGACGGGTGTGGTTGGTGAAGAGATGCCCGCGGTGCCGATAATGGCAAAGTTATCTACTATCGTGCCACCGAACATCCAACTTAACACCTTTACCTTGAGCAACCGCAGCAATGTGAAGATGACAGGGATGGTAAGCGGTGAGCCCCATCTCTTGGACATTGACCTTGCACAATTTCTTATTAACCTTGAGCAGAGCAGTACCTTCAAACAGGTACAATTGGTCTCGAAAAATAGAAGCAGTCTGATGGGCGAAACGGTTTTAGAGTTTGAAATTCAATGTGTAACGGAGTGA
- a CDS encoding secretin N-terminal domain-containing protein, translating to MKNKKTVLFAVLLVLSFVVFAQEQVTVKDIAIDKLMDEVRVTIACSGEPNISSFVTSEPAAVVIDIMEAVSGLARERIPSTYYPVTAVTITPSEATKGVRVTVFLRRLVRHRVTNENGIVTVYLGTEPLTPLPGYEPKDQFSGKPPLTLLVQDAEVSSVLRMLARQFDLNLLVTQDVKSIVSVRLNEVPLRAGLEALVKAGGCNMVEDKSGLIIVKPLKKEMFGELQTRVFNLDYVEAEDAIKVVKKVLSPSGEAVQGFRRVGTKAAAGSERSAILVVTDIPEALDEVAKVIAELDRPVPQIAIEAKFIETTLSAEEQYGINWTPLASFTTELPKIGKEVAIPVVFKEMLLGKISFANFTAVFQLLMTRGNSRVLANPKTVTLDNQTATVSMGLNVPVREVNKDPNTGEITYTWKTRSIPISMEVTPHVTSDGMITMKVKPSVKAITGWVGSPDDRQPIVAEREAETQVKVAEDEVVVIGGLVKDEETRNVGKIPLLGDIPILGYLFKKTSIDRTKSDLMIFIIPHIVNP from the coding sequence ATGAAAAATAAAAAGACGGTCCTTTTTGCAGTGTTATTAGTCTTATCCTTCGTAGTTTTTGCGCAGGAGCAGGTTACGGTTAAGGATATCGCCATTGATAAATTAATGGATGAGGTTCGGGTTACAATCGCCTGCAGTGGCGAGCCGAACATCAGTTCCTTTGTGACAAGTGAGCCGGCGGCGGTGGTAATTGATATAATGGAAGCGGTTTCGGGTTTAGCGCGCGAGCGAATTCCCTCCACTTATTATCCAGTTACAGCAGTAACAATAACGCCAAGTGAAGCGACAAAAGGGGTGAGGGTTACGGTTTTCCTTAGAAGACTGGTGCGTCATCGGGTTACCAATGAAAACGGTATTGTGACAGTTTACCTCGGAACCGAGCCCTTGACTCCATTACCTGGGTATGAACCTAAGGACCAGTTCAGCGGTAAACCCCCACTTACGCTACTGGTCCAGGATGCCGAGGTAAGTAGTGTTTTGCGAATGCTCGCACGGCAATTTGACCTCAACCTCTTAGTTACGCAGGATGTAAAGTCAATTGTGAGCGTCCGGTTGAATGAAGTGCCGCTGCGTGCCGGTTTGGAGGCTCTGGTGAAGGCGGGTGGGTGCAATATGGTGGAGGATAAAAGCGGTTTAATCATCGTGAAACCCCTGAAGAAGGAGATGTTCGGTGAATTACAAACTCGGGTGTTCAATCTTGATTATGTTGAGGCAGAGGACGCAATCAAGGTTGTAAAAAAGGTGCTTTCTCCTTCCGGAGAAGCGGTCCAGGGTTTCCGTCGGGTCGGGACAAAAGCAGCTGCCGGTTCTGAACGGAGTGCTATTTTAGTTGTTACCGATATCCCTGAGGCTTTGGATGAGGTGGCTAAGGTAATTGCCGAACTTGACCGACCGGTTCCTCAGATTGCGATCGAAGCGAAGTTTATTGAGACGACCCTTTCTGCCGAAGAGCAGTACGGGATTAACTGGACGCCGCTAGCCTCCTTTACTACGGAACTACCTAAGATTGGCAAGGAGGTGGCGATACCGGTGGTATTCAAGGAGATGCTCTTGGGTAAGATTTCATTTGCCAATTTCACCGCGGTGTTCCAACTTTTAATGACCAGGGGGAATTCCCGGGTGCTGGCAAATCCGAAGACGGTTACGCTGGACAATCAGACCGCAACTGTTAGTATGGGTTTGAATGTTCCGGTGAGAGAGGTCAATAAGGACCCGAATACTGGGGAAATTACTTATACCTGGAAGACCCGTTCTATCCCGATATCAATGGAGGTTACCCCTCATGTGACTTCGGATGGAATGATAACAATGAAGGTCAAACCGAGTGTGAAGGCGATAACTGGGTGGGTAGGTTCACCTGATGACCGCCAGCCAATCGTTGCTGAGCGGGAGGCAGAGACCCAGGTCAAGGTGGCAGAGGATGAGGTGGTGGTCATTGGCGGTCTGGTGAAGGATGAGGAGACACGCAATGTAGGTAAAATTCCCCTCTTGGGTGATATTCCGATTCTTGGATATTTGTTCAAGAAGACATCTATCGATCGGACGAAGAGTGATTTGATGATATTTATCATTCCGCACATTGTTAACCCATGA
- a CDS encoding type II secretion system protein, whose product MNKERGFTLIELLVVIMILGVLMGMSVPRFSGIREQARRSAMKMNLHNVQMFVELFHQEFGYYADDFYEDGYGCVFPGGEYDVKIGKLPTNPWTGKEMDPDEFNPEDYDDISDISNTSEGGPNDIWGYDPGNIVYSVWEPPGSAHPTHYGLVGIDHTGGSIREYNVENEAVIFVLHN is encoded by the coding sequence ATGAATAAAGAAAGAGGTTTCACTTTGATTGAACTCCTGGTCGTTATTATGATCCTGGGGGTTCTGATGGGGATGTCGGTGCCCCGATTCTCGGGGATTCGGGAACAGGCACGGAGAAGCGCGATGAAAATGAACCTTCATAATGTTCAGATGTTTGTTGAGCTGTTTCATCAGGAGTTCGGATATTATGCCGATGATTTCTATGAGGATGGGTACGGGTGCGTTTTTCCCGGCGGGGAATATGATGTGAAGATAGGGAAGCTTCCTACCAACCCTTGGACAGGCAAAGAGATGGACCCGGACGAATTTAACCCTGAGGACTATGATGATATCAGTGACATCAGCAATACGAGCGAAGGCGGTCCGAACGATATCTGGGGTTATGACCCTGGCAATATTGTTTACAGTGTTTGGGAACCCCCAGGTTCAGCCCACCCCACTCATTATGGGCTGGTTGGCATTGACCACACCGGCGGTTCTATACGGGAATACAATGTGGAGAATGAGGCGGTGATATTTGTTTTGCACAATTAA
- a CDS encoding prepilin-type N-terminal cleavage/methylation domain-containing protein, with translation MPPNPRSGKTLGFTLIELLVVISVLGIILAFFVPTFIARVTTNARRTATLHEMYVIREAIMGNPDVRVGGEVAGYGFKQDMGRLPRHLIELATQNPFEGMYAQITYVGKETLPGWDPYIGKGWNGPYIREDGQMSYLYDAWGTPYQFWVEGGETLGIISAGPDGLFWGQQGATKDDDIRVRF, from the coding sequence ATGCCTCCCAACCCAAGGTCTGGTAAGACGCTGGGGTTTACTCTTATTGAACTATTGGTGGTGATATCGGTCTTGGGTATTATACTTGCCTTTTTTGTCCCGACTTTTATTGCGAGGGTGACTACCAATGCCCGACGCACCGCTACCCTTCATGAAATGTATGTGATTAGGGAGGCGATAATGGGCAATCCGGACGTGCGCGTTGGGGGAGAGGTTGCGGGGTATGGATTTAAGCAGGATATGGGTAGATTACCTCGGCATCTTATAGAACTGGCTACGCAAAATCCGTTTGAAGGGATGTACGCCCAGATCACCTATGTTGGAAAAGAAACCCTGCCCGGCTGGGACCCCTATATTGGGAAGGGGTGGAACGGTCCTTATATCCGTGAGGATGGTCAGATGAGTTATTTATATGATGCTTGGGGAACCCCTTACCAGTTCTGGGTTGAAGGTGGTGAGACGCTTGGAATTATAAGTGCGGGTCCTGATGGGCTATTTTGGGGCCAACAGGGTGCAACAAAAGATGATGATATAAGGGTGAGGTTTTAA